CAGCGTTTCAAGGATAAACATATCCGCCTCGCTATAATCAGGGTTATTGTCTTGAGAACCAGGCGCGTAACTGCGCTTCGAGTTCATTAATATCGATGATGTTGTTGATCACCACCAGTTGGCTTTCTGGCACACTGGCACTGGCTGCAATATCTTTCGCCATCACAAAAAGATCCGCTGCGCCTGGGGTAGCAGAAGAGAGATCTGAA
This sequence is a window from Enterobacter sp. RHBSTW-00994. Protein-coding genes within it:
- a CDS encoding PTS sugar transporter subunit IIB, encoding MKIMAICGSGLGSSFMVEMNIKKVLKKLDIEAEVEHSDLSSATPGAADLFVMAKDIAASASVPESQLVVINNIIDINELEAQLRAWFSRQ